In one window of Gemmatimonadota bacterium DNA:
- a CDS encoding glucose-6-phosphate isomerase: MDAIRLDYGNFMAPRLPGGVDPSTLSGRLTLAFETALSALSAWREEGDLGFLDLPYATDSVARVTELADGLGQSFDDIVVLGIGGSGLGAIALRDALLGPFWNQRSAEERDHFPRLHVLSNPDPHTFRRLMKQIDPARALFNVVSKSGATAETMAQYLVVRELLDGLVGPDNARSHFLFTTDSTSGALRRIGDAEGVAMLPVPDNVGGRFSVLSPVGLLPAAVCGADIGALLSGAAEMESRCRTNALSSNPAGILACLLHHADTGQGRPIHVMMPYADRLRSTALWFQQLWAESLGKRTTLSGEDKPTGPTPLAALGATDQHSLLQLLMEGPADKVVLFVAVDDPGAFVLIPQRHSEIDALSYLGGHSLGELLAAEHTATAEALRRAGRPNATIHLPAVNAHALGQLIMLLQIATVLAGSLYGVDPMNQPGVELGKQLTYGLMGRTGVPAPEIAEADPRWVL; encoded by the coding sequence GTGGACGCGATCCGGCTCGACTATGGCAACTTCATGGCACCGCGCCTGCCCGGCGGTGTCGATCCGAGCACGCTGTCGGGTCGCCTGACGTTGGCGTTCGAGACGGCGCTCTCCGCACTTTCCGCTTGGCGCGAAGAAGGCGACCTGGGCTTCCTGGATCTTCCGTACGCGACCGATAGTGTCGCGCGGGTCACCGAACTGGCGGACGGGCTCGGCCAGTCGTTCGATGACATCGTGGTGCTCGGGATCGGTGGTTCGGGCCTCGGCGCCATCGCATTGCGCGACGCATTGCTGGGACCGTTCTGGAATCAGCGTTCGGCTGAGGAGCGTGACCACTTCCCCCGGCTTCACGTTCTGAGCAATCCGGACCCGCACACCTTCCGGCGCCTGATGAAGCAAATCGACCCCGCTCGAGCGCTCTTCAACGTCGTCAGCAAGTCGGGCGCCACTGCAGAGACCATGGCTCAGTACCTGGTCGTGCGTGAGCTGCTCGACGGGCTCGTGGGACCGGACAATGCGCGGAGCCATTTCCTCTTCACGACGGATTCCACCAGCGGCGCACTGCGGCGGATCGGCGACGCCGAGGGGGTCGCGATGCTGCCCGTGCCGGACAACGTGGGCGGGCGCTTTTCGGTCCTCTCGCCGGTCGGACTTCTGCCTGCCGCGGTGTGCGGCGCCGACATCGGGGCGTTGCTCTCGGGAGCGGCCGAGATGGAGTCCCGGTGCCGCACGAACGCCCTGAGCTCGAACCCGGCCGGCATACTCGCGTGTTTGCTGCACCACGCGGACACGGGACAAGGTCGTCCGATCCATGTGATGATGCCGTACGCGGACCGGCTGCGCTCCACCGCGCTCTGGTTCCAACAGCTCTGGGCCGAGAGCCTGGGGAAGAGGACGACGCTTTCCGGAGAAGATAAGCCCACCGGCCCAACACCGCTCGCCGCGCTCGGTGCGACAGATCAGCATTCGTTACTCCAGTTGCTGATGGAGGGCCCCGCCGACAAGGTCGTGCTGTTTGTCGCGGTCGACGATCCCGGAGCTTTCGTGCTCATCCCCCAGCGGCATTCCGAAATCGATGCGCTGTCGTACCTCGGCGGGCACTCCCTCGGTGAGTTGCTGGCCGCGGAGCACACCGCGACGGCCGAGGCCCTGCGGCGTGCGGGGCGTCCGAATGCGACGATCCACTTGCCGGCCGTCAACGCCCACGCGCTCGGCCAACTCATCATGCTGTTGCAGATCGCCACCGTGCTCGCGGGTTCACTCTACGGCGTGGATCCGATGAACCAGCCTGGCGTCGAGCTCGGAAAACAGCTCACCTATGGGCTCATGGGGCGAACGGGCGTGCCGGCTCCCGAGATCGCCGAGGCCGACCCGCGTTGGGTGCTGTGA
- a CDS encoding YtxH domain-containing protein — MRDHDEVPYIVIERDGGSQVGSFVIGALVGAGLALLFAPKSGAETQEALKEHARRLRGTAEERMREAQKQLEERLDVAREGVQERVESVKNAVDAGREAAREARGELEKKLETSKAAYRAGVDAARETVAAGAEGDEDAAEAGD; from the coding sequence ATGCGTGATCACGACGAGGTTCCCTACATCGTCATCGAAAGAGATGGCGGCAGCCAGGTCGGCTCCTTCGTCATAGGAGCGCTCGTGGGTGCGGGGTTGGCGTTGCTTTTCGCTCCCAAGTCGGGGGCGGAGACGCAGGAAGCGTTGAAGGAGCACGCGCGGCGTCTTCGCGGTACCGCCGAGGAGCGGATGCGCGAGGCCCAGAAACAGCTCGAGGAGCGGTTGGATGTCGCTCGAGAAGGCGTGCAAGAGCGGGTTGAGTCGGTCAAGAACGCGGTGGACGCCGGCCGTGAGGCGGCCCGCGAGGCGCGGGGCGAGCTCGAGAAGAAACTCGAGACGTCCAAGGCGGCGTATCGCGCGGGCGTCGACGCCGCTCGGGAAACCGTCGCAGCCGGTGCCGAGGGTGACGAAGACGCGGCGGAGGCAGGGGACTGA
- a CDS encoding YihY/virulence factor BrkB family protein: MAASSRRSDAAEGEDPLRGASSWGVHGLMTAARPVPRHHRFGYRVREFLLRLWQKSFEDEVFFMAGAIAFNVLVALVPLLILGIGLTGYMLSARFGDPTDAVLALVADNLPQAGDGVALVEAFRAPVSSLVERRTGFTVFGALFLVWISTRLVATLRVALREIFDIGQQRGVLMGKLFDILAVLIGVSLLTLNLGVTVAFEVTMDYGVGLVGVDGNTFSLLERLLGHALALGSIWTLFLIAYRYLPARRIPWRTAWVAATFSALAHEALKWAFSWYVTEIADYGSTLGNLATVAVLFFWIYYGSIVFILGGEVAQVYTMRKASRAGVMSFEAGP, from the coding sequence TTGGCGGCGTCGAGTCGTCGTTCCGACGCCGCGGAGGGTGAGGACCCCCTCCGCGGCGCTTCGTCTTGGGGCGTGCACGGTCTCATGACCGCGGCGCGCCCGGTCCCGCGACATCATCGGTTCGGCTACCGCGTGCGAGAGTTCCTCCTCCGCCTCTGGCAGAAGTCCTTCGAGGATGAAGTCTTCTTCATGGCCGGCGCCATCGCATTCAACGTGCTCGTCGCGCTCGTGCCGCTCTTGATCCTCGGCATTGGGCTTACCGGGTACATGCTCAGCGCTCGCTTCGGTGACCCGACGGACGCGGTGCTCGCGCTCGTGGCAGACAACCTTCCCCAAGCCGGCGACGGGGTCGCGCTCGTCGAGGCCTTTCGCGCACCCGTGTCCTCCCTCGTCGAGAGACGCACGGGCTTCACGGTGTTCGGTGCACTCTTCCTCGTCTGGATCAGCACCAGGCTCGTCGCAACCCTACGCGTCGCTCTCCGGGAGATATTCGACATCGGACAGCAGCGCGGAGTCCTGATGGGCAAGCTCTTCGATATCCTGGCGGTCCTGATCGGCGTCTCGCTGCTGACGCTGAACCTGGGGGTGACCGTGGCGTTCGAGGTCACGATGGACTACGGCGTCGGGCTCGTTGGCGTCGATGGCAACACGTTCTCGCTTCTGGAGCGGTTGCTCGGGCACGCGCTGGCTCTCGGCTCCATCTGGACCCTCTTCCTCATCGCGTACCGGTACTTGCCGGCACGCCGGATTCCCTGGCGGACCGCGTGGGTTGCCGCGACGTTCTCCGCGCTGGCGCACGAGGCTCTCAAGTGGGCCTTTTCCTGGTACGTGACAGAGATCGCGGACTACGGCTCCACGCTCGGGAATCTCGCAACCGTCGCGGTGCTGTTTTTCTGGATCTATTACGGGTCGATAGTGTTTATTTTGGGCGGCGAAGTGGCCCAGGTATACACCATGCGAAAGGCGAGTCGAGCCGGAGTGATGAGCTTCGAGGCCGGGCCGTGA